The sequence below is a genomic window from Candidatus Hydrogenedentota bacterium.
CCTTTGTCATCGGCAGGCGCGGGAGCCAGAGCGGGTCCTTTGTGAGCAGAAACTTGTCCCACGCGTACGAGATCATTTCATCTTCGCTGCGGCCGCGCTCTTTGTACTTGTCCATCTTCTCGTCGGGAAACTTGAGTGGCTGGTTGGGAATCTGCTTGACGTCCACGACGATTGATTTCGAGAGTACGGCCACGCGCGATAACGCGCCGTCGCCGCCGGGGGCTTCTCCGTCGCGGTTGCTACCGCCGTTGATGAAGACGAGTGCGTGCTCTTTGTGATCCACGACCTTCGGCTCGAAGACGACGATCCAATGCTCCCATTTCGTGCGATCGACCTTGGTGGGGTCGAGCCATTCCTGCGACACCATATGGTAGGTGCGCGCGGTATAGTCCGTCTCTTCCACGACCTTAGCGGGCGTTTCGTCGAAGGCAAACGCGGGATCGGGTTTGGCGACGTATTCGTCCAGCGGCGTGGTCTTGACAGCCGCGGGCGCGTCGGCAGACACGGCCGGCGCCAAGACGAGCATAAGTACCAGCGCGACAAAAAGCTCTACGAAGGGACCCTTAAACAACTTCATTCCAAGTTCTCCCGTTGCATGTTTTCACGCGTGCGTACGCGAAATGGCGTGCAGTGTGGGGTTGGTGACGGGGCCGGATGCCCCGTCCGCTACTCCGTCGGTGCGCAAACGCGCCAAAGCCCAAGCGCGTATTTAACCAGACTGCGCCGATAACAGCAAGGCGGCGGGCGGGGCGTATGCGCGGTTCATCGATTCGGCACGAATCGATACGTCTCTCCCCACGTCATTACAACCGCCGGGAACTGGGCCTTCATCTCGGTGAAATTCAACTTCAGGAAGGTTTCGTCGCCCCAGTACGGGACACGGTCGTTCGCCTGGTGGCCGAGTTCGTTCTCGTGGCCGGGGATGACGAGTTGCGGGTTGAATCCGCGCGCCATGCGCAGGACGTCGTTCGTCCAGTTGTTCGTCATCAACAGGTCGACGCGATGATGGTCCTTGACGGCGTCGATCCATTTGAAGTCTTCCTGATACTGCGGGTATGGGTCGTTGATCTGATCGCCGTTGTGCGCGAACGAATACCCCTCGGGAGAAATCACGAGCGTTACGTTGTTCTCGGGTCCGCCGTCCTGGTACTGAAAGCCGGGGTAGACGACGACCTGCAGTTGGACCTTCCCGTTTTGGATGGGTAGCTCCTGAACCGTGTGGGCTTCGCGTTTCATGTGCGTTATGCGCCCTTGCAGCGGCGTGTCTGCAAACACCGACACGGGCGCTACGACGGGCTTGCCGAGCTTGAGAAACGCTTCCGCGACATAGGGGTCCGCATGGTCGCGGTGTTCGTGGCTGATGAACAGTACGTCGCACTGCGCGGCGAGGCGATCGGCCCACGCATCGGGGATTGGAAAGCCGGGGGCGTCGACTCCCTTGCGGCCTTCCGGTCCGTCCCACCGGAACCGAGCGGGCCCGCGAAAGAGATCGAAGCCAACCGTGATTGATGAAGTGCGGACGACAA
It includes:
- a CDS encoding MBL fold metallo-hydrolase, coding for MLRSCASMLVVVFAASSDPINPALGPGDDAFMSRQSEAFLSEIAKTLDTVPPAVPEPRERTLALRLLDAVLHDTHSPNQPSVQAFYHARMERAIQQMEKSRTTEGMQIWKAYNHGFVVRTSSITVGFDLFRGPARFRWDGPEGRKGVDAPGFPIPDAWADRLAAQCDVLFISHEHRDHADPYVAEAFLKLGKPVVAPVSVFADTPLQGRITHMKREAHTVQELPIQNGKVQLQVVVYPGFQYQDGGPENNVTLVISPEGYSFAHNGDQINDPYPQYQEDFKWIDAVKDHHRVDLLMTNNWTNDVLRMARGFNPQLVIPGHENELGHQANDRVPYWGDETFLKLNFTEMKAQFPAVVMTWGETYRFVPNR